The genomic interval AGGGAATAGGGAATTTTAAGTGAGAGCTTATTCGAAATCGTCTCTATCATTCTCTCAAGAAAAGCAATTTTTGATCTTGCACCCTATTTTCAGGGGGTGTGTGACTGATTTTCGCAGAAATAGCTCAGACGTCTCTAACTGGTTGATTTACTCAAGAAATATAGAAACGTACTTTTTTATAAAAAAATAAATTTTTCGATCAACATTTTATTCGGTTCTAACGATCATTGTTTTATGGGCGTATTGCATGTTTCATCACGGTTAATTGACTCTCTTTTAGCGACACAGGAGGGAAATTTGCGCACACTTTCAGATATGGAAAAAGAACTTGAAGAAGTTAAGCAAAAGCTCGCCAACAAAACCGTTGATGCCTTATTAGAAAGACTTGAACCTGAAGATGGCAAAGCTAAACCATGCCCTCTTTGTGGCAAGAATGTTAGAGTGAGTATAAAAATGTACCACGTGAATTTGATGCATTAAGTGGCCATCACTGCATTAAGCGCAATTATTATTATTGCCAAGCCTGCAAACATGGCTTTTATCCTAAGAGATACCGAAATAGGATTACCAGCAGATGGTGATGTAACCTACGAGATGGAACGACGTATATTAGATTTGGCGGTTAACAGCACTTATCGTGAATGTGTTGAGCGCTTTGAAGTACATTATGGCCGTAGTCAAAAAGTCCATATAAACGCTTAACGATAATGAATGATGGTTGTATGTTGCCAGCCACTCATGGCTGCTGGAAGGAAGCGAAATTAGCAGTAATGCTACGCAACGATGAAGTAACTCCTAGTCGTTACATCGCTCATTTTGGTGACCAAGCTGGTTTTCGTCAAAAACTTGAAGCAGCCATAATGGCTGAGCGTGGCATGAGTTATGATGAAATGGTCTGGGTTGCCGATGGTGCACGCGGTAATTGGAACTTATGTGGTGATTTAACTATAAAAGTAACCGAGGTTTTAGATTGGGTTCATGCTGTATTAAAGGTGTCAAACGATATTGATTAGGGGCTGCTTTTAAGCGTTCGTTCAATAGCTATACTACAATAATATTAGCTAACCTTGAAATGAATAATAGCTCGTTCAAGTTCTTTTGAGAGATTGACTAAGGAGCTAACTGCATTACTGGTTAGATTTGTTCCTTCAGATGCTTCCCGAGTTACATTTGACATTTCAACCATCGAAGATGAAACCGTCTTAGTAGTTAATGCTTGCTCTCGTGAGGCAACTGCTATTTTCTCTGAAAGCATTACTGAGCGATCAACCAACTCTTGAATTGCCTGCAAATTTTGCTCAGCTAACTCAGAAAGATTTTTACCTGTTTGTGCTTCAATTTCTCCACGTTCTATAATCTCTAAAAGTTCTTTAGTGTCTGTTACAATACCTTTAACAATCAAAGCTACCTGCTTAGCTGATTCACTCGAACGATCAGCAAGATGGCGAATCTCCTCGGCAACAACACTAAAACCACGTCCGGCATCCCCAGCTCTTGCAGCCGCAATTGCAGCATTAAGAGACAATAAGGTTGATTGGTCAGTTATATCTTCAATTAGCTCAATTATATCGAATATGTTTTTGCTGCGTTTTTCTAATAAACGCATTTTTTTAGCCATTTCAATAGTTGTCATATTTATATTGCTCATCCCTTTTGCAACAGCGTTTACTGATTCTTTGCTTTGACTCAGATGCGATAAAACCTGATTTGCTGCTTTAGCAGACTGCTCGGCATTACCTGAGACCTCATTCATAGACATCGCCAATTCTTCACTAGCTGCTGAGGTATTTAGAACTTGCTCGCTAGCGTGTTGCGCGCCTTCAGCGATCTGTTGTGCAGCAACAAGAATTTCAGAAGATGTATCTGTCACTGTCCCTGCAAGTTCGCGTGCCCTTCGTAATAATTGAGCAAATCCTTCAAGCATGTGATTAACAGATTGCGCAATATCTTTTAGTGTGTCGTCATTTGCTTCAAAACGCTGGGTTAAATCTCCTTTAGCAGCTAAATTAACTACTTCAAGAAAAGCTTTAAGATCTTTTTCGCGTTGATCTTCGGCAACTCTTCTACTGGTAATATCAGTAGAAACCCCTACCAAACCCACCGGCTCTCCTGAGTTATCTTTAAGTGGTACTTTAGTTGCAAGGTACCAACGATTATTACGAGAATCATATTCTAATTGACTAATAAGTGGTTGGTTCGAATTCATTAAAGCTTTTTCAGCAGCTTTAGTTTGCTTAGCAAATTCAGCAGAGAAAAAATCTGCGTCACTCTTGCCTATAGCATCAAGAGGATTGTTTAATCCAAGTGCATGAGCATGAGCCTTATTAATATTGGTGAAACGACAGTCTTTATCTTTAAAATAAATAAAATTTGGCATATTATTCATAAGCACGTGCAAATAGTAATGTTCGCGCTG from Deltaproteobacteria bacterium carries:
- a CDS encoding PAS domain-containing protein — translated: MAAPLPAEQIGKSQNPSNKKQALIISNDISLSTIIIVVFLFLSIFFSSIFELIIGNYFIGILLLTVFVLLGLVINSAYQTLKQQKGEISRLQSEFSSLYLSSLLLDNLLKFFPGSIYFKDDKSKFLRISRFLAGRIGVKSEEEVWGKSDHDMFSSEHADLALCDEQEIMHSRRPKVDFEEKETFGDGHELWVSTSKLPLYNNDKVIGTFGISLDVTMRKLAEMKAQREHYYLHVLMNNMPNFIYFKDKDCRFTNINKAHAHALGLNNPLDAIGKSDADFFSAEFAKQTKAAEKALMNSNQPLISQLEYDSRNNRWYLATKVPLKDNSGEPVGLVGVSTDITSRRVAEDQREKDLKAFLEVVNLAAKGDLTQRFEANDDTLKDIAQSVNHMLEGFAQLLRRARELAGTVTDTSSEILVAAQQIAEGAQHASEQVLNTSAASEELAMSMNEVSGNAEQSAKAANQVLSHLSQSKESVNAVAKGMSNINMTTIEMAKKMRLLEKRSKNIFDIIELIEDITDQSTLLSLNAAIAAARAGDAGRGFSVVAEEIRHLADRSSESAKQVALIVKGIVTDTKELLEIIERGEIEAQTGKNLSELAEQNLQAIQELVDRSVMLSEKIAVASREQALTTKTVSSSMVEMSNVTREASEGTNLTSNAVSSLVNLSKELERAIIHFKVS